A single window of Triplophysa rosa linkage group LG2, Trosa_1v2, whole genome shotgun sequence DNA harbors:
- the niban2b gene encoding protein Niban 2b, with protein MGDLISTHLDEGKREIITARTGELMGEFGRLYEQQQYAVALFNKMRYDIEGGGGPQPQLLHRKVPLQNKSIFSGALFQYLEENKKWRNRFLFIPDTYNINYFENKQAHDRGLHPKGTVNCAGYRVLNSMEEYMELLNTSLPGVKAKVGTSPVLKCATQFPLILWHPYARHYCFCVMTEKEQQKWSAVFQDCVRHTNNGLPEECKVQTPAFTDTVRLYRQAHGHYGTWDMMCGTPPQILANLVMETLLPEMRDLITPKLKGKMHERQRNWMLISDAVYRLVQSQAQGQYEAIVQSCEAGRPPLETTIRTDMDQIITSKEHVTSKIRALVLPKAEKLLKVSIQPYISSILDALMEPTSRGFFEVRDLFFRELVDMSKNLLNDGNKDKLGEHMEKISMLAFHPVKMQSCYEKVESLSLEGLQQRFDVSSPSVFVQRAQILMREQMDDAMYTFEQLLHQSLEEKEGEDLCKTIQRCQDRVIKKFDYDSSTVRKKFFREALLQIFIPYMLKQLSPTCSSELPRFQELIFEDFSRFILVENIFEEVVLHTVMKDIMMAVKEAAVQRRHNLYRDSIVLTNSDPNLHLLGENPPIDWTGEYGGGQEEVDGEDVGKDGETPKRRRIKQVVSMIQLENTAFVLPNESCLEVPAVDDIPEEETEGRTDASTCQASLKQVPNGTKEDVNKNEVEELPAVINKTTLKEEEIDVTQVVVEETLPQDTQGNSAIESAIQEIENAAQETEHERGGAVKEENVAESSPLKEETAYTSNKEVDLTPVCQVETPASGTNKDAPSSTEEKPSGSPLSDQQETNHITESTKDTHSETDCNSPSPHDDSGFQSPANEVEGEEPPTGNEACNDSEMGEDTGKKDAHVDHQ; from the exons cACGTACAGGAGAGCTGATGGGAGAGTTTGGTCGGCTGTATGAGCAGCAGCAGTATGCCGTCGCTCTCTTTAATAAGATGCGCTATGACATTGAGGGTGGAGGAGGTCCTCAGCCACAGCTCTTGCACAGGAAG gtgccTCTCCAGAATAAGTCCATCTTTTCTGGGGCTTTGTTCCAGTATcttgaagaaaacaaaaaatggcGAAATCGTTTTCTTTTTATTCCTGATACCTACAACATCAactattttgaaaacaaacag GCCCATGACAGAGGTCTGCATCCTAAAGGCACAGTAAACTGTGCTGGCTATAGGGTCCTGAACTCTATGGAAGAATACATGGAGCTTCTTAACACCAGCCTACCAG GTGTAAAAGCTAAAGTTGGCACTTCTCCAGTCCTGAAATGTGCAACACAGTTTCCCCTCATTCTCTGGCACCCTTATGCGCGTCACTACTGTTTCTGCGTGATGACAGAGAAAGAGCAGCAGAAATGGAGCGCTGTCTTTCAGGATTGCGTCCGCCACACCAACAACG GACTGCCTGAGGAGTGTAAAGTTCAGACCCCAGCATTCACAGACACAGTGCGACTCTATCGGCAGGCTCACGGTCACTATGGAACCTGGGACATGATGTGTGGAACACCTCCGCAG ATCCTTGCCAACCTGGTGATGGAGACTCTTCTTCCTGAGATGAGAGACCTCATCACCCCCAAACTGAAGGGCAAGATGCATGAAAGACAAAGGAATTGGATGCTG ATATCAGATGCAGTGTACCGGCTGGTTCAGAGCCAAGCGCAGGGGCAGTATGAAGCAATAGTGCAGAGCTGTGAGGCAGGTCGCCCCCCACTGGAGACCACCATTCGAACAGACATGGACCAGATCATCACTTCCAAAGAACATGTGACCAGCAAAATTAGAG CTCTTGTGCTGCCCAAGGCAGAGAAGCTTCTGAAGGTGAGCATCCAGCCGTACATCAGCTCCATCCTTGACGCGCTGATGGAACCCACTAGCAGAGGCTTCTTTGAAGTGAGAGACTTGTTCTTCAGGGAGCTGGTGGACATGAGCAAGAACCTCCTCAATGATGGCAACAAGGACAAACTTGGAGAA CACATGGAAAAGATCTCCATGCTTGCCTTCCATCCAGTAAAGATGCAGAGCTGCTATGAGAAGGTGGAGTCTCTGAGTTTAGAGGGACTGCAGCAGCGCTTCGATGTCTCCAGCCCCTCCGTGTTTGTACAGAGAGCCCAAATCCTGATGAGAGAG CAAATGGATGATGCAATGTACACGTTTGAGCAGCTCCTGCACCAGAGTTTAGAAGAAAAGGAAGGAGAGGACCTCTGTAAAACCATTCAGCGCTGCCAGGATCGCGTCATCAAG AAATTTGACTATGACAGCAGCACGGTTCGGAAAAAGTTCTTCAGAGAGGCTCTTCTGCAGATCTTCATTCCCTACATGCTGAAACAGCTCTCTCCAACTTGCTCTTCT GAACTTCCACGTTTCCAAGAGCTCATCTTTGAGGATTTCTCTCGTTTCATTCTGGTGGAGAACATCTTTGAGGAAGTTGTCCTTCACACAGTCATGAAAGATATAATGATGG CTGTAAAAGAAGCAGCTGTCCAAAGAAGACACAACCTATATCGAGACAGCATCGTTCTGACCAACAGTGACCCTAATCTTCACCTGCTGGGGGAGAACCCACCCATTGACTGGACTGGAGAATATGGAGGAGGCCAAGAGGAGGTGGATGGAGAAGATGTAGGAAAAGATGGAGAAACTCCGAAAAGGCGGAGAATAAAGCAAGTGGTCTCCATGATCCAGCTAGAGAACACTGCCTTTGTACTGCCCAACGAATCATGCCTGGAAGTTCCTGCAGTAGACGACATTCCTGAGGAGGAGACAGAGGGACGTACAGACGCCTCAACATGCCAAGCGTCGCTGAAGCAAGTGCCCAACGGAACCAAAGAGGATGTGAATAAAAATGAGGTTGAGGAACTACCagctgtaataaataaaacaacattaaaagaaGAAGAAATTGATGTCACGCAGGTGGTGGTGGAAGAAACATTACCACAGGACACGCAAGGCAACTCAGCCATAGAGAGTGCCATACAGGAAATAGAAAACGCAGCACAGGAAACGGAACATGAGCGGGGTGGAGCAGTCAAAGAGGAGAACGTTGCAGAATCATCACCTTTAAAAGAGGAAACTGCATATACTAGTAACAAGGAGGTTGATCTCACCCCAGTGTGTCAAGTTGAAACGCCTGCATCAGGTACAAACAAAGATGCACCTTCAAGCACAGAGGAGAAGCCTTCGGGTTCACCATTATCAGACCAACAGGAGACAAATCACATTACCGAGAGCACTAAAGACACCCATTCAGAGACTGACTGCAACTCTCCATCACCGCATGACGACAGTGGATTTCAATCTCCCGCTAATGAAGTGGAAGGGGAGGAGCCTCCGACAGGAAATGAGGCATGCAATGACTCGGAAATGGGGGAGGACACTGGGAAGAAAGATGCACATGTGGATCACCAGTGA